A genomic stretch from Lathyrus oleraceus cultivar Zhongwan6 chromosome 2, CAAS_Psat_ZW6_1.0, whole genome shotgun sequence includes:
- the LOC127121289 gene encoding uncharacterized protein LOC127121289 — MVSLHKALTMTPKKESPKDFEASQKKRKWEHSLTHQEFFKDHQTHDHPKTKSFFDIELHLNTPLPSDKWQQYLTLQSLCNTKVNMKTQESKREWLLPEKSSISLDLELNLTSETLKKKEEINYENFEKKKKKDSTTTPSWLSSSDNSDGDYKEMIATVCMKCHMLVMLCKSSPSCPNCKFMHPPPDQNPSKFLKRTRFSFLS; from the exons ATGGTTTCACTTCACAAAGCACTCACCATGACTCCAAAAAAAGAATCTCCCAAAGATTTTGAAGCTTCTCAAAAAAAGAGAAAATGGGAACATTCACTCACTCATCAAGAATTCTTCAAGGATCATCAAACTCATGATCATCCTAAAACAAAAtccttctttgatattgaacTTCATCTCAATACACCATTACCTTCTGATAAATGGCAACAATATCTCACCCTTCAG TCATTGTGTAACACAAAAGTGAATATGAAAACACAAGAATCAAAGAGAGAATGGCTTTTACCTGAAAAATCATCAATAAGTTTAGACCTAGAGCTTAATTTGACGAGCGAAACattgaagaaaaaagaagaaaTTAATTACGAGAATTTcgagaagaagaagaaaaaggatTCAACAACAACTCCTTCATGGTTATCTTCATCAGACAACTCAGATGGTGATTACAAAGAAATGATAGCAACGGTTTGTATGAAGTGTCACATGTTGGTAATGCTTTGCAAATCGTCACCTTCTTGCCCTAATTGCAAATTCATGCATCCACCACCAGATCAGAATCCTTCTAAATTTTTGAAGAGAACAAGGTTTAGTTTCTTGTCATAA